In one window of Euwallacea similis isolate ESF13 chromosome 4, ESF131.1, whole genome shotgun sequence DNA:
- the LOC136408592 gene encoding splicing regulator SDE2, translating into MEVLPQLRVKWGKITLPVERNSISREELNELIHFHLGMYSDQYYLLSNGKKVTSDPLSGKIDVIIKLRGGKGGFGSMLRAIGAQIEKTTNREACRDLSGRRLRDINKEQRLKKWVAQQADREKEEKDKKKKKLEKMLEEPKYDFKDEDYDKNRSELPEKIENAVLQGLEASCSGIKRKSEDVKRKVAPKKKPKLWLDSEIDDDLSVSSEDDIPGTSEKELINTTGDKCMSSDSEDKYKNKEADKSEDDREKHVISSSTN; encoded by the exons ATGGAAGTCTTACCTCAATTGCGTGTAAAATGGGGAAAAATCACCTTACCCGTCGAACGAAATTCGATAAGTCGTGAAGAACTGAACGAATTGATCCATTTTCATTTG GGCATGTACTCAGACCAATACTACCTACTTTCAAATGGCAAGAAAGTAACTTCCGACCCTCTATCAGGCAAAATTGATGTGATCATCAAACTGCGAGGAGGCAAAGGCGGCTTTGGCTCAATGCTCCGCGCCATTGGTGCTCAAATCGAGAAGACCACTAACAGAGAAGCATGCAGGGACCTCAGTGGAAGACGATTGAGAGACATAAATAAAGAACAGAGATTAAAAAAGTGGGTGGCACAACAGGCCGACAGggaaaaggaagaaaaagataagaagaaaaagaagctTGAAAAGATGCTGGAGGAGCCTAAGTATGACTTTAAAGATGAGGACTATGATAAGAATAGGAGTGAGCTGCCTGAAAAGATTGAAAATGCAGTGTTGCAAGGTTTAGAAGCTTCTTGCAGTGGCATTAAGAGGAAGTCAGAGGATGTTAAAAGGAAAGTAGCGCCGAAAAAGAAGCCCAAGTTGTGGTTAGACAGTGAGATTGATGATGATTTAAGTGTGAGCAGCGAAGATGACATACCAGGAACAAGTGAGAAAGAGCTAATAAATACTACTGGGGATAAATGTATGAGTAGTGATAGCGAggacaaatataaaaataaagaagctGATAAGAGTGAAGATGATAGAGAAAAACATGTGATTTCAAGTAGTACAAATTAA
- the Tssk gene encoding testis-specific serine/threonine-protein kinase 3 → MASRLSPRNSEVNALEQRGYLIGKKIGQGSYATVHLSDYVDSAGPKKMPLACKIFDKEKAPKDFLEKFFPRELEILTKIENPHIIQVHSILQRGPRVFIFMRYADNGDLLDFIKRNGAVPEQQAKIWFRQMASGLQYLHSQNIAHRDLKCENILLSRKFNVKLADFGFARFCIDCDNRRILSQTYCGSAAYAAPEVVNGTPYNPKLSDVWSLGIIMFIMLNASMPFDDCNLRKLLKDQLTKNWVFRSRVRETISASAKSLVRQLLEPDLTLRLNLDRVMQHEWLRVRKGSSLIGRFVHSSLHGQSAGQSTVASGENRTDQEVVPGDFMNPDVKKSEMTINVNENTL, encoded by the exons ATGGCTTCACGATTGAGCCCACGAAATTCTGAAGTAAATGCGTTAGAACAGCGTGGTTATCTGATCGGTAAGAAGATCGGTCAAGGATCGTACGCGACTGTCCACCTTTCCGACTATGTGGATAGCGCTGGCCCGAAAAAGATGCCTCTCGCCTGCAAGATCTTCGACAAGGAAAAGGCCCCTAAAGACTTCCTCGAGAAATTTTTCCCCAGAGAACTGGAGATTTTGACCAAAATCGAGAATCCTCATATCATTCAAGTGCACAGCATCTTGCAGAGGGGACCTCGGGTGTTCATTTTCATGAG GTACGCTGACAATGGGGACCTCTTGGATTTTATCAAAAGAAACGGTGCGGTTCCGGAGCAACAGGCCAAAATCTGGTTCAGACAAATGGCCAGCGGTCTGCAGTATCTGCACAGCCAGAATATTGCTCATCGTGACTTGAAATGCGAAAATATCTTGCTCAGTCGCAAGTTCAACGTCAAATTAGCCGACTTTGGTTTCGCTAGATTCTGCATAGATTGCGACAACAGGCGCATCTTAAGCCAGACTTATTGCGGATCGGCAGCGTACGCCGCTCCCGAAGTGGTCAATGGAACTCCCTACAACCCCAAACTATCCGACGTCTGGTCCTTGGGGATCATAATGTTTATAATGCTCAACGCTTCCATGCCCTTTGACGATTGCAACTTGAGGAAGCTTCTGAAAGATCAACTGACCAAGAACTGGGTGTTCAGGTCTAGGGTGCGCGAAACCATATCTGCAAGTGCGAAATCTTTAGTCCGGCAATTGCTGGAACCGGACTTAACGTTGCGTTTAAATCTGGACAGGGTCATGCAGCATGAGTGGCTTCGAGTTAGAAAAGGTTCCTCGTTGATTGGTAGGTTCGTGCATTCTTCCCTGCATGGTCAGTCAGCTGGACAATCGACAGTTGCATCGGGGGAAAACAGGACGGACCAGGAGGTGGTACCGGGGGACTTCATGAATCCGGACGTTAAGAAAAGCGAAATGACGATTAACGTGAACGAAAACACTCTTTGA